A window from Triplophysa dalaica isolate WHDGS20190420 chromosome 3, ASM1584641v1, whole genome shotgun sequence encodes these proteins:
- the slc7a14a gene encoding probable cationic amino acid transporter: MSGLFAKLDPRRIHWGATWHTFQSRVLRTKPVESMLESTGGTGAHGTKLARVLSTVDLVSLGVGSCVGTGMYVVSGLVAKEMAGPGVIVSFIIAAVASILSGVCYAEFGVRVPKTTGSAYTYSYVTVGEFVAFFIGWNLILEYLIGTAAGASALSSMFDSLANHSISGFMINHIGTLNGLGKGEQSYPDVLALVIAMLVTVIVALGVKNSVGFNNVLNVINLMVWVFIMIAGLFFVSGSNWDEGRFLPYGWSGVMQGAATCFYAFIGFDIIATTGEEAKSPNTSIPYAITASLVTCLTAYVSVSVILTLMVPYTEIDTEAPLMEMFSRHGFQTAKYIVAIGSIAGLTVSLLGSLFPMPRIIYAMAGDGLLFRFLAQVSTYTETPAVACVVSGFFSALMALLVSLRDLIEMMSIGTLLAYTLVSVCVLLLRYQPEGDIHGFVNFLSEQNSKRKEGVLAECEKEACSPVSEGDDFGGPPTNTCGAKNLPSLGDNEMLIGKPDKSTYNASHPNYGTVDMSSGIESDEADSVYLLKLKKLLGPRYYTMRIRLGLPGKMDRPTVATGRTVTRCVILLFILIFSFCSLIIFGPGQIAEGQWWAVLLLVILLLVMMLLIFIIIQQPENPKRLPYMAPCVPFVPASAMLVNVYLMLKLSSITWIRFGLWCFVGVLIYFGYGMWNSTLEITAREEEAHASTYQRYDTGVDNFAADDDLHPKEDAGQFQNWSSQEGRGGHQKKQHQEKPDVQDKADNNRTSHSRAKSKAPKASQGFEALVVDDDLDDPLE, from the exons ATGAGTGGTCTTTTTGCCAAACTGGACCCACGGCGGATCCATTGGGGGGCCACCTGGCATACCTTCCAGTCCCGCGTCCTGCGCACAAAGCCGGTGGAGTCTATGTTAGAGAGCACAGGCGGCACTGGAGCTCATGGCACTAAACTGGCACGTGTGCTCTCCACCGTGGACCTTGTTTCTCTGGGAGTGGGAAGCTGTGTGGGTACGGGGATGTACGTGGTATCTGGACTTGTTGCTAAGGAAATGGCAGGTCCTGGGGTCATTGTGTCCTTCATCATCGCTGCCGTGGCCTCCATCCTGTCAG GTGTGTGTTATGCTGAATTTGGTGTGCGAGTGCCTAAAACCACAGGTTCAGCTTACACCTACAGCTATGTGACAGTTGGCGAGTTTGTGGCTTTTTTTATTGGCTGGAATCTGATTTTGGAGTATCTGATCGGCACAGCGGCAGGAGCCAGTGCACTTAGCAGTATGTTTGACTcgctggccaatcacagcatcAGTGGCTTCATGATCAACCACATAGGGACGCTCAATGGACTGG gtAAGGGTGAGCAGTCGTATCCTGACGTCCTAGCCCTCGTCATAGCCATGCTTGTGACTGTGATAGTTGCTTTGGGTGTGAAGAACTCAGTGGGCTTCAACAACGTGCTGAACGTCATCAATCTGATGGTGTGGGTCTTCATAATGATTGCAGGACTGTTCTTCGTCAGTGGGAGCAATTGGGACGAGGGACGATTCCTGCCTTATGGCTGGTCAGGG GTCATGCAGGGTGCAGCTACCTGCTTCTATGCCTTTATAGGATTTGACATCATAGCGACTACTGGAGAGGAAGCTAAGAGTCCCAACACCTCCATCCCTTACGCTATTACTGCCTCTCTGGTCACCTGCCTCACTGCCTACGTTTCT GTGAGTGTGATCCTTACTCTAATGGTTCCCTACACTGAAATTGATACAGAAGCTCCactgatggaaatgttttctcGACATGGCTTCCAAACTGCCAAATACATAGTGGCCATCGGCTCAATTGCAGGACTTACAGTCAGTTTGTTGGGATCCCTCTTTCCTATGCCAAGAATCATCTACGCCATGGCAGGAGATGGTTTGCTCTTTAG GTTCTTGGCCCAAGTAAGTACATACACAGAGACACCTGCAGTGGCCTGCGTGGTGTCTGGGTTCTTCTCGGCTCTGATGGCTCTGCTTGTAAGCCTGAGGGACCTGATCGAGATGATGTCCATCGGCACTCTGCTAGCCTACACGCTAGTGTCGGTTTGCGTGCTATTGCTACGCTACCAGCCTGAAGGAGACATCCACGGTTTCGTCAATTTTCTTTCAGAGCAGAATTCAAAGCGTAAAGAGGGGGTGTTGGCCGAGTGCGAGAAGGAAGCCTGTTCGCCGGTAAGCGAGGGTGATGATTTTGGAGGACCTCCCACAAACACCTGTGGAGCAAAGAACCTCCCTTCGCTAGGAGACAATGAGATGCTGATTGGCAAGCCTGACAAATCCACCTACAACGCCAGTCATCCAAACTACGGCACCGTGGACATGTCCTCAGGTATCGAATCGGACGAGGCGGACAGCGTGTACCTGCTCAAACTGAAGAAGCTGCTTGGCCCACGCTATTACACCATGCGCATTCGGCTCGGCCTGCCGGGCAAGATGGACCGGCCCACTGTGGCAACAGGTCGCACCGTCACCCGCTGTGTCATTCTGCTCTTCATCctcattttctctttctgttccCTCATCATCTTCGGGCCGGGTCAGATCGCAGAGGGTCAATGGTGGGCCGTGCTACTGCTGGTGATACTGTTGCTAGTCATGATGCTCTTAATCTTCATCATCATTCAGCAGCCCGAGAACCCCAAGCGTCTGCCCTACATGGCTCCCTGCGTTCCCTTCGTCCCAGCCTCTGCCATGCTGGTGAATGTTTATCTCATGCTCAAGCTGTCCAGCATCACTTGGATCCGTTTTGGCTTGTGGTGCTTTGTGG GTGTTCTGATTTACTTTGGGTACGGCATGTGGAACAGCACCCTGGAGATCACGGCGCGTGAGGAGGAGGCCCACGCTAGCACATACCAGCGCTATGACACGGGTGTGGATAATTTTGCAGCTGATGATGACCTGCATCCTAAAGAAGACGCCGGCCAGTTCCAAAACTGGAGCTCCCAAGAGGGAAGAGGGGGCCACCAAAAAAAGCAACACCAGGAGAAGCCCGATGTCCAGGACAAGGCAGACAACAACAGGACCTCACATAGCAGGGCCAAAAGCAAAGCTCCCAAAGCCAGTCAAGGCTTTGAGGCGCTGGTGGTCGATGATGATTTGGACGATCCTCTGGAATGA